A section of the Myxococcus virescens genome encodes:
- a CDS encoding TetR/AcrR family transcriptional regulator: protein MAREPAQRELKQERAARTRMDILEAAIHLFARRGFLATTMADLSRAIRMTPGALYWHFPTKEDLLLAAIEELHQRCLRAFQLPGDDRERPAREQFQSICERTHLLLREHREYGIFFAMLAAEAADSNDQVAEAIRDKLALYVTTLERLIRHGQQMGEFRQDVDALAAAHSLLGGLLGMLVHQNLFRASVDYDPLYRAVMLIHQAGLVQATGFDCVNASQS, encoded by the coding sequence ATGGCCAGGGAACCCGCCCAACGTGAGCTGAAACAAGAGCGTGCCGCGCGCACGCGCATGGACATTCTGGAAGCGGCCATCCACCTCTTCGCGAGGCGAGGCTTCCTCGCGACGACGATGGCGGACTTATCCCGCGCCATCCGGATGACGCCCGGAGCGCTGTACTGGCACTTCCCCACCAAGGAAGACCTGCTGCTGGCTGCGATTGAAGAGTTGCACCAGCGCTGTCTGAGAGCCTTTCAACTGCCTGGAGACGACCGCGAGCGTCCGGCGCGGGAGCAATTCCAATCCATCTGCGAGCGGACGCACCTCCTCCTTCGCGAGCACCGCGAATACGGAATCTTCTTCGCGATGCTCGCGGCCGAAGCGGCGGATTCCAATGACCAGGTAGCGGAGGCCATCCGAGACAAGCTGGCCCTCTACGTGACGACGCTGGAGCGCCTCATCCGTCACGGACAGCAGATGGGGGAGTTCCGGCAGGACGTGGACGCACTCGCCGCCGCGCACAGCCTCCTGGGCGGGCTCCTGGGCATGCTCGTGCACCAGAACCTCTTCCGCGCCTCCGTGGATTACGACCCCCTGTACCGCGCCGTCATGCTGATACACCAAGCGGGACTCGTGCAGGCCACAGGCTTCGACTGCGTCAATGCCAGCCAGTCCTGA